In one Corallococcus sp. EGB genomic region, the following are encoded:
- a CDS encoding pentapeptide repeat-containing protein, translated as MLLLDAKRRACDIDYLVRGAPKAVAKKRVALAKEAEEAESPLHSDAGAAVVWDDRWHAEHTPRFVARSRLLARHNAASDGLLYKARRELSPLEKKGMGAFLDAAWTRLHHFDLSVKVTDERYLQHLVEGHIFGTTAFDAWDEKRLPPLKKEPAKKARPVKEPKQPLVARRKGDFCGARLTPSFWSSASVDVPDVSGSSFQRANLVGAGYVSGVKAVKSDFTEARLTRAPPWKESTNIQGWNLKGSSFRGAKLFRVEFDACDLRDCDFTQADLRHARFLACNLKGAIFRDANLASALIPREQADKAKLEGARNHRPPPGGKPGAACRAFDRLMTQARGIEFDVRFASPNARGEQVRLTLGRRPTGPKRIMSYQLTLWCQGTSRRATPTSVVSPRVGYYFGVALSHVSDHFAVPPDRRLDLSTLTLTARSLRAPVGLADLMKGARAALSEVLVTS; from the coding sequence ATGCTGCTCCTGGATGCGAAGCGCCGCGCGTGTGACATCGACTATCTGGTGAGGGGGGCGCCGAAGGCGGTGGCGAAGAAGCGGGTCGCCCTGGCGAAGGAGGCTGAAGAAGCCGAGTCGCCCCTTCATTCGGACGCGGGCGCCGCCGTGGTCTGGGATGACCGGTGGCACGCCGAGCACACGCCGCGCTTCGTGGCGCGCTCGAGACTCCTCGCGCGGCACAACGCGGCCAGCGACGGGTTGCTGTACAAGGCCCGGCGCGAGCTGTCTCCCCTCGAGAAGAAGGGCATGGGAGCCTTCCTCGATGCCGCGTGGACGCGTCTCCATCACTTCGACCTCTCGGTGAAGGTGACGGACGAGAGGTACCTCCAACATCTCGTGGAGGGCCACATCTTCGGGACGACGGCCTTCGACGCCTGGGACGAAAAGCGGCTGCCCCCGCTGAAGAAGGAGCCGGCGAAGAAGGCGAGGCCCGTGAAGGAGCCGAAGCAGCCGCTGGTTGCCCGGCGCAAGGGGGACTTCTGCGGTGCGCGCCTGACGCCCTCGTTCTGGTCCTCGGCCTCCGTGGACGTGCCGGATGTGAGCGGCTCCTCGTTCCAGCGGGCGAATCTCGTGGGGGCTGGCTACGTGAGCGGCGTGAAGGCCGTGAAGAGTGACTTCACCGAGGCCCGGCTCACGCGTGCTCCGCCGTGGAAGGAATCGACGAACATCCAGGGTTGGAACCTGAAGGGCTCGTCGTTCCGGGGCGCGAAGCTGTTCCGGGTCGAGTTCGACGCGTGCGACCTGCGTGACTGCGACTTCACCCAGGCCGACCTCCGACACGCGAGGTTCCTGGCGTGCAACCTCAAAGGCGCCATCTTCAGGGACGCCAACCTCGCGAGCGCCTTGATTCCTCGGGAGCAGGCCGACAAGGCGAAGCTGGAGGGAGCCAGGAACCACCGTCCACCGCCGGGCGGAAAACCCGGTGCCGCGTGCAGGGCGTTCGACCGGCTGATGACCCAAGCCAGGGGCATCGAGTTCGACGTCCGGTTCGCCTCGCCGAACGCGCGGGGCGAACAGGTGCGGCTCACCCTGGGACGACGTCCGACCGGTCCCAAGCGGATCATGTCCTATCAGCTCACGCTCTGGTGCCAGGGCACCTCGCGCCGGGCGACCCCCACGAGCGTCGTCTCTCCGCGCGTGGGCTACTATTTCGGTGTCGCGCTGAGTCATGTATCGGACCACTTCGCGGTTCCGCCGGACCGGAGGCTCGACCTCTCGACGTTGACGTTGACGGCGAGGAGCCTGCGCGCGCCCGTGGGGCTCGCCGACTTGATGAAGGGAGCCCGCGCCGCGCTCTCCGAGGTCCTGGTCACGTCCTGA
- a CDS encoding LysR family transcriptional regulator, producing MIPPADMVLFAMVVREESFTRAALKLGITKQTVSERIRQLEERLGVRLLERTTRRLRVTGAGVSYSERCAAIAALIDEANSEVQQGKAAPSGLLRVSSTLLYGRRFLTPVIAKYLDLYPQAQVELVLADRRPHLIEEGIDVAIHIGPLTDSSLVARKLGETSSHFVASPRYLAKHGTPDARDLRSARCIGFTAFDTWMVHGVKTRIDPVLTVNDLELACEAAISGVGIGLVPDILCREAIRDGRLKVLFGPKPAMLRPIHAVYPSRTNLPPKVRLFVDVLAEMTAPTPPRSRGRKRK from the coding sequence ATGATTCCACCGGCCGACATGGTCCTCTTCGCGATGGTCGTCCGTGAGGAGAGCTTCACCCGCGCGGCACTCAAGCTCGGCATCACCAAGCAGACCGTAAGCGAGCGCATCCGCCAGTTGGAGGAGCGGCTCGGCGTCCGGCTCCTCGAACGGACCACGCGGCGCCTGCGTGTGACGGGAGCGGGCGTGAGCTACTCCGAGCGCTGCGCCGCCATCGCCGCGCTCATCGACGAAGCGAACAGCGAGGTGCAACAGGGGAAGGCGGCTCCCTCCGGCCTGCTGCGGGTCTCCTCGACGTTGCTCTACGGCCGGCGCTTCCTGACGCCTGTCATCGCGAAGTACCTCGACCTCTATCCCCAGGCACAGGTGGAGCTGGTGCTGGCGGACCGGCGGCCGCACCTCATCGAAGAGGGGATCGACGTCGCCATCCACATCGGCCCCCTGACCGACTCGTCGCTCGTGGCGCGGAAGCTCGGGGAGACCTCGAGCCATTTCGTCGCGAGCCCCCGCTACCTGGCGAAGCACGGCACGCCGGACGCCCGGGACCTCCGCTCCGCCCGCTGCATCGGCTTCACCGCGTTCGATACGTGGATGGTCCACGGAGTGAAGACGCGGATTGATCCGGTCCTGACGGTGAACGACCTGGAGCTGGCGTGCGAGGCGGCCATCTCCGGAGTGGGCATCGGGCTCGTCCCGGACATCCTCTGCCGGGAGGCCATCCGCGACGGCCGGCTGAAGGTCCTCTTCGGCCCCAAGCCCGCGATGCTGCGGCCCATCCACGCCGTCTATCCCAGCCGCACGAACCTGCCACCCAAGGTCCGGCTCTTCGTCGACGTCCTGGCCGAGATGACCGCGCCGACACCGCCGCGGTCCCGTGGACGGAAGCGGAAGTGA
- a CDS encoding glutathione S-transferase family protein: protein MKLYFALRTRAIRPRWLLEELGVPYELVRLDLSRQENTTPEYLVVHPLGDLPALVDGDLTLLDSLSSCLHLADRFPEKHLAPPVGSTERGPYYGWMTFAELILDPLVMEFYRDAQSPVAREVPEGEAMKLRTRLTAALDHIQRGLGGREFLMGEAFTAADVVMASILHLANTLMLLDGYPRLVEYVRRHSQRPAVRRAVSG, encoded by the coding sequence ATGAAGCTCTACTTCGCCCTCAGGACCCGAGCGATCCGTCCCCGCTGGCTCCTGGAGGAGCTAGGCGTGCCGTATGAACTGGTCCGACTCGATCTTTCGCGGCAGGAGAACACCACCCCTGAATACCTGGTGGTGCATCCGCTGGGAGACCTCCCCGCCCTGGTGGATGGGGACCTCACGCTGTTGGATTCCCTCTCCAGCTGTCTGCACCTGGCCGACCGGTTCCCGGAGAAGCACCTGGCGCCGCCGGTGGGGAGCACGGAGCGCGGTCCCTATTACGGCTGGATGACCTTCGCCGAGTTGATCCTCGACCCACTGGTGATGGAGTTCTACCGGGACGCGCAGTCACCGGTGGCGCGCGAAGTCCCTGAAGGGGAGGCCATGAAGCTCAGGACGCGGCTCACGGCCGCTCTCGACCACATCCAAAGGGGACTCGGCGGCCGTGAGTTCCTCATGGGTGAGGCCTTCACCGCCGCCGATGTGGTGATGGCTTCCATCCTCCACCTTGCGAACACGCTGATGCTGCTCGATGGGTATCCGCGGTTGGTGGAGTACGTCAGGCGTCACTCTCAACGCCCCGCGGTGCGCAGGGCGGTTTCCGGGTGA
- a CDS encoding LytTR family DNA-binding domain-containing protein — MERRLSALLVDDERLARVELRRLLAAHPDVEVVGEAEDVSGATRVLRARRPDVVFLDIHLAEASGFELLDEELGETAVVFVTALDAHAVRAFEVNALDYLLKPVSPARLARTVERLRSSLSGQLPSGERRLTLEDRVLVQEGARTELVRVSDVRCILAEDDYSRLVLTDGRELLVHESLKRWESRLPPRHFVRVHRSTVVNLEHVERMEREENDTFRLHLRGLAVPLTMSRRYAVRVKELLA, encoded by the coding sequence ATGGAACGACGACTCTCAGCGCTGCTGGTGGATGACGAGCGGCTGGCACGCGTGGAGCTGCGCAGGCTGCTCGCGGCCCACCCCGACGTGGAGGTGGTGGGCGAAGCGGAGGACGTCTCCGGCGCCACCCGCGTGCTGAGGGCCCGCCGTCCGGATGTGGTGTTCCTGGACATCCACCTGGCGGAGGCCTCCGGCTTCGAGCTTCTCGACGAGGAGCTGGGCGAGACGGCGGTGGTCTTCGTCACCGCGCTGGACGCGCACGCGGTGCGGGCCTTCGAGGTGAACGCGCTCGACTATCTGCTCAAGCCCGTCTCGCCGGCACGGCTGGCGCGCACCGTGGAGCGGCTGCGCTCCTCCCTGTCCGGACAGCTTCCCTCCGGTGAGCGCAGGCTCACCCTCGAAGACCGGGTGCTCGTCCAGGAGGGCGCGCGCACCGAGCTGGTGCGGGTGAGCGACGTGCGCTGCATCCTCGCGGAGGACGACTACTCCCGCCTGGTGCTCACCGATGGGAGGGAGCTGCTGGTGCACGAGTCGCTCAAGCGCTGGGAGTCGAGGCTGCCCCCGCGCCACTTCGTCCGCGTGCACCGCTCCACCGTCGTCAACCTCGAGCACGTGGAGCGCATGGAGCGCGAGGAGAACGACACCTTCCGCCTCCACCTGCGAGGGCTCGCCGTCCCCCTCACCATGAGCCGGCGCTACGCCGTGCGGGTGAAGGAGCTGCTGGCGTAG
- a CDS encoding sensor histidine kinase, with protein sequence MTDTRRLFWKLNLAGWLGYGVVTYTTYAPVLAGMTVERRNAMLVFKALRMGIGFALSLGLHRACRRVRASPLPPWGQALLLFVVCWGLGAVWWLLLRAASSPFFPERTVLDWTWVPHGGLDLGWVFGGWCSIYFGVKSWQEKQAGERARLEARALAHEARLQALRYQLNPHFLFNALNSLRATITEDPGRAQTMVTQLAELLRSTLTGPQQALIPLEQELEGIHSYLALEKVRFEERLQVEWAVSPAAAQALLPALTVQPLVENALKHGARRGAVLHVALRATLEADELCLEVANTGTLRRAADAHAAPASMGIGLRNVQERLAVLFPGRHAFCLEEHDGWVRATLRLKVSHGTTTLSAAGG encoded by the coding sequence ATGACGGACACCCGCCGCCTCTTCTGGAAGCTGAACCTCGCCGGGTGGCTGGGGTACGGCGTGGTCACCTACACCACCTACGCGCCCGTGCTCGCGGGGATGACGGTGGAGCGGCGCAACGCCATGCTCGTCTTCAAGGCGCTGCGGATGGGGATTGGCTTCGCCCTGAGCCTGGGACTGCACCGCGCCTGCCGCCGCGTCCGCGCGAGCCCCCTGCCCCCATGGGGCCAGGCGCTGCTGTTGTTCGTCGTCTGCTGGGGGCTGGGCGCCGTGTGGTGGCTGCTCTTGCGCGCGGCCTCCTCGCCCTTCTTCCCGGAGCGCACCGTGCTGGACTGGACGTGGGTGCCGCACGGCGGGCTGGACCTGGGCTGGGTGTTCGGCGGGTGGTGCAGCATCTACTTCGGCGTGAAGTCCTGGCAGGAGAAACAGGCCGGGGAACGGGCCCGGCTGGAGGCCCGGGCGCTGGCCCACGAGGCGCGGCTCCAGGCGCTGCGCTATCAGCTCAATCCGCACTTCCTCTTCAACGCGCTCAACTCCCTGCGCGCCACCATCACCGAGGACCCCGGCCGCGCCCAGACGATGGTGACGCAGCTGGCGGAGTTGCTCCGGAGCACGCTCACCGGCCCCCAGCAGGCGCTGATTCCCCTGGAGCAGGAGCTGGAGGGCATCCACAGCTACCTGGCCCTGGAGAAGGTGCGGTTCGAGGAGCGGCTCCAGGTGGAGTGGGCGGTGTCGCCCGCCGCCGCGCAGGCCCTGCTGCCCGCCCTCACGGTGCAGCCCCTGGTGGAGAACGCGCTCAAGCACGGGGCGCGGCGCGGCGCGGTCCTGCATGTGGCCCTGCGGGCGACGCTGGAGGCGGACGAACTGTGCCTGGAAGTGGCCAACACCGGCACCCTGCGACGCGCGGCGGACGCGCACGCGGCGCCGGCCTCCATGGGCATCGGGCTCCGCAACGTGCAGGAGCGGCTGGCGGTGCTCTTCCCCGGCCGGCATGCCTTCTGCCTGGAGGAGCACGACGGCTGGGTGCGTGCCACACTGCGGCTGAAGGTGTCCCATGGAACGACGACTCTCAGCGCTGCTGGTGGATGA
- a CDS encoding DJ-1/PfpI family protein, whose protein sequence is MPLAPLTSILITTWLMAAPSDDVAAIRSVVADYTEGVKSGDGARLQRAFHPEAKLLSVGPDGTLATWPGQDYIQGAVKRPLAEREDRVLQVDVFGDAAVAKVAVRTPKADFVDYISLLKLGGRWTIVSKVYHRALRAEPRPAGPLVGRTVALLLTHGFNLPEMTETRRALEEAGARVELVAPTTGSVRAEVPAGQVSEFPVDRALSDARADAYHALYLPGGTHSADALRLVPGAVAFVQDFLRARKPVAAICHGLWLLADAGGVKGRRVTSFPSLRRDLQNAGATWVDEPVVEDGLLVTSRQPADLPAFNSRVVARFAQTPSP, encoded by the coding sequence ATGCCCCTGGCTCCCCTCACTTCGATCCTGATCACCACCTGGCTGATGGCCGCTCCCAGTGACGACGTGGCGGCCATCCGCTCGGTGGTGGCCGACTACACGGAGGGCGTGAAGTCCGGCGACGGCGCACGGCTCCAGCGCGCCTTCCATCCCGAGGCGAAGCTCCTCTCCGTGGGGCCGGACGGGACGCTCGCCACCTGGCCCGGCCAGGACTACATCCAGGGCGCGGTGAAGCGTCCCCTCGCGGAGCGCGAGGACCGGGTGCTCCAGGTGGACGTCTTCGGCGATGCCGCGGTCGCCAAGGTGGCCGTGCGCACGCCCAAGGCGGACTTCGTCGACTACATCTCCCTGCTCAAGCTGGGCGGACGGTGGACCATCGTGAGCAAGGTGTACCACCGCGCGCTCCGGGCGGAGCCCCGCCCCGCGGGCCCGCTCGTGGGCCGCACCGTGGCGCTGCTGCTCACCCATGGCTTCAACCTGCCGGAGATGACCGAGACCCGGCGCGCGCTGGAGGAGGCTGGCGCCAGGGTGGAGCTCGTGGCCCCCACAACGGGCAGCGTGCGCGCGGAGGTGCCAGCGGGACAGGTCAGCGAGTTCCCCGTGGACCGGGCGCTGTCCGACGCGCGCGCGGACGCGTATCACGCCCTCTATCTGCCGGGCGGCACGCACAGCGCGGACGCCCTGCGCCTCGTCCCCGGCGCGGTGGCCTTCGTGCAGGACTTCCTCCGCGCGAGGAAGCCGGTGGCCGCCATCTGTCACGGGCTGTGGCTGCTCGCGGACGCGGGCGGGGTGAAGGGCCGGCGCGTGACGTCCTTCCCTTCCCTGCGGCGCGACCTCCAGAATGCCGGGGCCACCTGGGTGGACGAGCCGGTGGTGGAGGATGGCCTGCTCGTCACCAGCCGCCAGCCCGCGGATCTGCCCGCGTTCAACTCGCGGGTGGTGGCGCGCTTCGCCCAGACGCCCTCGCCCTGA
- a CDS encoding helix-turn-helix transcriptional regulator — protein sequence MDSTFAIIAEPNRRAILSLLASSEHSVGEIEHQLRMPQTSVSKHLRVLRDAGFVESRIDAQRRVYRIRPEPLMAVDEWLAPFRRFWTTHVDALERHLDQMDFEPEPKPEPEPKPKKGKNR from the coding sequence ATGGACTCAACGTTCGCGATCATCGCGGAGCCGAACCGCCGGGCCATCCTGAGCCTGCTGGCGTCGTCGGAGCACTCCGTCGGCGAAATCGAGCACCAGCTGCGGATGCCCCAGACGTCGGTGTCCAAACACCTGCGCGTGCTGCGCGACGCCGGCTTCGTGGAGTCGCGCATCGACGCCCAGCGGCGCGTCTACCGCATCCGGCCGGAGCCGCTGATGGCGGTGGATGAATGGCTCGCACCATTCAGGCGCTTCTGGACGACCCACGTCGACGCGCTCGAACGCCATCTCGACCAGATGGACTTCGAACCTGAACCCAAGCCCGAACCCGAGCCCAAACCCAAGAAGGGGAAGAACCGATGA
- a CDS encoding SRPBCC family protein produces MSHRAQYVPGPAAGARVQKEGDKWTLVLVRDLRHPPAKVWKALTDPKHLAEWAPFDADRSLATPGPVKLSTVGAPTPMVSETTVKRAEEPKLLEYSWGQQDLRWELEPVGDSGTRLTLWHNIDKGFISWGAAGWHICFDVLDHLLSGDPVGRIVGGDAMKYDWQRLNSEYAEQFGIQSPAWKAANPSKQ; encoded by the coding sequence ATGAGTCACCGTGCGCAGTACGTCCCCGGCCCCGCGGCCGGAGCCAGGGTCCAGAAGGAAGGCGACAAGTGGACGCTCGTCCTCGTTCGGGATCTGCGTCATCCCCCTGCGAAGGTGTGGAAGGCGCTGACCGACCCCAAGCACCTGGCCGAGTGGGCGCCGTTCGACGCGGACCGCAGCCTGGCCACGCCAGGGCCGGTGAAGCTCTCCACGGTCGGCGCGCCGACGCCCATGGTCTCCGAGACCACCGTGAAGCGGGCCGAAGAACCGAAGCTGCTCGAGTACAGCTGGGGGCAGCAGGACCTGCGCTGGGAGCTGGAGCCGGTGGGTGACAGCGGCACCCGCCTCACGCTCTGGCACAACATCGACAAGGGCTTCATCTCCTGGGGCGCCGCGGGCTGGCACATCTGCTTCGACGTGCTCGACCATCTCCTCTCGGGCGACCCGGTGGGCCGCATCGTCGGTGGCGACGCCATGAAGTACGACTGGCAGCGCCTGAACTCCGAGTACGCCGAGCAGTTCGGCATCCAGTCTCCCGCCTGGAAGGCGGCCAACCCTTCGAAGCAGTAG
- a CDS encoding DoxX family protein yields MESTLPNPAHVAARTSPKAVTLGFWIATVLFCLQMGFTAYAQLSLPQVAEAFTHMGFPSYFRVELSWAKFIGIAVLLAPVPARLKEWAYAGFAINLVSALIAHFSVGDGPEAWGFAAGTGMLWALSYFFWRRLTA; encoded by the coding sequence ATGGAATCGACCCTTCCGAACCCGGCCCATGTCGCCGCCCGGACCTCCCCCAAGGCCGTGACCCTCGGCTTCTGGATCGCCACCGTGCTCTTCTGTCTGCAGATGGGCTTCACCGCCTATGCGCAGCTGAGCCTGCCCCAGGTGGCGGAGGCGTTCACCCACATGGGCTTCCCGTCCTACTTCCGGGTGGAGCTGTCGTGGGCCAAGTTCATTGGCATCGCGGTGCTGCTCGCGCCCGTGCCGGCGAGGCTCAAGGAGTGGGCCTACGCGGGCTTCGCCATCAACCTCGTGTCGGCGCTCATCGCGCACTTCTCGGTGGGGGATGGCCCGGAGGCGTGGGGCTTCGCGGCGGGCACCGGCATGCTCTGGGCGCTGTCGTATTTCTTCTGGCGCCGCCTGACCGCCTGA
- a CDS encoding DUF1801 domain-containing protein — MKKTVATDSASALIDQRIQDLGDWRGKTLAKVRALIHAADPDVVEEWKWMGTPVWSHDGILCTGESYKSAVKLTFLKGAALPDPAGLFNSSLDGNVRRAIDIHEGDKINEAAFKALIRAAVVLNLESKSNKPKASRAKAKRAS, encoded by the coding sequence ATGAAGAAGACCGTGGCGACGGACTCCGCGTCCGCGTTGATCGACCAGCGGATCCAGGACCTGGGGGACTGGCGTGGCAAGACGCTCGCGAAGGTGCGGGCGCTCATCCACGCGGCGGACCCTGACGTCGTCGAGGAGTGGAAGTGGATGGGGACGCCTGTCTGGTCCCACGACGGCATCCTCTGCACGGGCGAGTCGTACAAGAGCGCCGTCAAGCTGACCTTCCTGAAGGGCGCTGCGTTGCCGGACCCCGCCGGTCTCTTCAACTCCAGCCTCGACGGGAACGTCCGGCGCGCCATCGACATCCACGAAGGCGACAAGATCAACGAAGCGGCCTTCAAGGCGCTCATCCGCGCCGCGGTGGTGCTCAACCTGGAGAGCAAGAGCAACAAGCCGAAGGCTTCGCGCGCGAAGGCGAAGCGCGCCAGCTAG
- a CDS encoding SDR family oxidoreductase, whose product MNDRKVALVTGANKGIGLQIARDLAAHGFTVLVGSRDLARGEEAAKTITGDARAVALDVTDGKSITAAAERIRKELGRLDVLVNNAGIARSGRQAEKPDLPLAERAKAGLATAAPLDEFRAVFETNVFGVIAVTQAMLPLLREAPAGRIVNVSSGVGSLTNASNPANPYHAMYGVYSTSKTALNGITLAFAVALESTRIKVNAACPGYTATALNNFQGPRTVEQAAREPVRLALLGPDGPTGTYSDEQGVIPW is encoded by the coding sequence ATGAACGATAGAAAAGTCGCCCTCGTCACGGGGGCCAACAAGGGAATCGGCCTGCAGATCGCCAGGGACCTCGCCGCGCATGGCTTCACCGTGCTCGTCGGCTCGCGAGACCTCGCCCGGGGCGAGGAGGCGGCGAAGACCATCACCGGGGATGCCCGCGCGGTCGCTCTCGACGTCACGGACGGGAAATCCATCACGGCCGCCGCCGAGCGCATCCGCAAGGAGCTCGGCCGCCTGGACGTGCTCGTGAACAACGCGGGCATCGCCCGGTCGGGCAGACAGGCGGAGAAGCCCGACCTGCCGCTGGCTGAGCGCGCGAAGGCAGGCCTTGCGACCGCAGCGCCGCTCGACGAGTTCCGCGCGGTCTTCGAGACGAACGTCTTTGGCGTCATCGCCGTCACCCAAGCGATGCTTCCGCTCCTCCGGGAGGCCCCCGCGGGACGCATCGTCAACGTGTCGAGCGGCGTCGGCTCACTCACGAACGCCTCGAACCCGGCGAATCCCTACCATGCGATGTACGGGGTCTATTCGACGTCGAAGACGGCCCTCAACGGCATCACGCTTGCCTTCGCCGTGGCCCTGGAATCCACCCGCATCAAGGTGAACGCCGCGTGCCCGGGCTACACGGCTACGGCCCTCAACAACTTCCAGGGGCCCCGCACCGTCGAGCAGGCCGCGCGCGAACCCGTGCGCCTCGCGCTCCTCGGCCCGGATGGCCCCACGGGCACCTACTCGGATGAACAGGGCGTCATCCCCTGGTGA
- a CDS encoding AraC family transcriptional regulator, translating to MTTDQLRVSMKEHHVVVRIERGQSEWWNRGRVWNGGPGAVHLKQPGDVHRDVAHDGTMTYQAVVLPESDIQRVYLEGKVLAHPHFKPGDERGLPFQRLLDAVAAGADRLTLEVAVVEAVQAFTVLRGATPDHTRPVRRAMAYLHERMGDAVTLDDLAAHAGLDKFHLCRAFRAQIGLPPHAYLTHLRIMWAKELLQRGLRASEVATRVGFYDQSQLNRHFRRIVGTTPARFGNARLRHGC from the coding sequence ATGACGACCGACCAGCTGCGCGTCAGCATGAAGGAGCACCACGTCGTGGTGCGCATCGAGCGCGGGCAGAGCGAGTGGTGGAACCGGGGCAGGGTCTGGAATGGCGGGCCTGGTGCGGTCCACCTGAAGCAGCCAGGCGACGTGCATCGCGACGTCGCGCACGATGGGACGATGACCTACCAGGCCGTCGTGTTGCCCGAGAGCGACATCCAGCGCGTCTACCTGGAGGGGAAGGTCCTCGCGCATCCCCACTTCAAGCCTGGTGACGAGCGGGGCCTTCCCTTCCAGCGGCTCCTGGATGCGGTCGCCGCTGGCGCGGATCGCCTCACGCTGGAGGTCGCGGTGGTCGAGGCCGTGCAGGCGTTCACCGTCTTGAGGGGCGCCACGCCGGACCACACGCGGCCGGTGCGGCGCGCGATGGCATACCTCCATGAGCGCATGGGCGACGCCGTCACGCTCGATGACCTCGCGGCCCACGCGGGGCTCGACAAGTTCCACCTGTGCCGAGCGTTCCGCGCCCAGATTGGCCTGCCGCCGCACGCGTACCTCACGCACCTGCGCATCATGTGGGCGAAGGAGCTGCTCCAGCGCGGCCTGCGGGCGTCCGAGGTCGCGACGCGCGTCGGCTTCTATGACCAGAGCCAGCTGAATCGCCACTTCCGGCGCATCGTGGGGACGACGCCCGCGCGGTTCGGGAACGCGCGGTTGCGCCATGGCTGCTGA
- a CDS encoding SH3 domain-containing protein, which produces MSRLTSPSPTSPHVKPRRAFVHSWRVRTLSLALVGAAAGLSACAAPSTLAVSPSGVPAFSEDMLSPEFWIRRAPAPDAVLLDAEQVAAKRLRAFGPDGGFIDLKGIPPTLTRAQVAGWIRDAQRTPIPAAIDEQGRPVTEAMLDELRQNAAGQHIPESSAARYGLSVRRTHLRSLPSSRQFFASGELRDYESLQAGVLFPGEPVIIAHQSADQQWLFVLTTQGPAWVQRGDIAEGTADAVFSYVATVPGRVVTGDQVRTVFTPEAPAVSELELDMGTALPRADVAPGEPVNGASSYASWPVLLPVRKPDGTLAFQSALVRRTADTAPGYLPLTRANILRQAFKFLGERYGWGHQFNARDCSGLTSEVYRGMGLFLPPDSGKQGRSAALNHRLFTAQDSHDERVRALAQAQVGDLVVVPGHVLMIIGHVNGEPYVIQDVPYAVFKDPATQQLRKTKLNQVSVTPLLPLHADDTTLYVDAMTSLVHVTQP; this is translated from the coding sequence ATGAGCCGCCTGACGTCACCCTCCCCCACTTCGCCCCATGTGAAGCCGCGCCGGGCCTTCGTGCACTCATGGCGCGTGCGGACGCTCTCGCTCGCGCTGGTGGGAGCCGCCGCCGGCCTCAGCGCTTGCGCCGCGCCGTCCACGCTCGCCGTGTCTCCCTCCGGAGTGCCCGCGTTCAGCGAGGACATGCTGTCGCCCGAGTTCTGGATCCGCCGTGCCCCCGCTCCGGATGCCGTGCTGCTCGATGCGGAGCAGGTGGCGGCGAAGCGCCTGCGCGCGTTCGGGCCGGATGGCGGCTTCATCGACCTGAAGGGCATCCCGCCCACGCTGACGCGCGCACAGGTCGCGGGCTGGATCCGGGACGCGCAGCGGACTCCCATCCCGGCGGCCATCGACGAACAGGGGCGGCCCGTGACGGAGGCGATGCTCGACGAGCTTCGCCAGAACGCCGCGGGCCAGCACATCCCCGAATCATCCGCCGCGCGCTACGGCCTCAGCGTTCGGCGCACGCACCTGCGGTCGCTGCCGTCCAGCCGGCAATTCTTCGCCTCGGGGGAGCTGCGCGACTACGAAAGCCTGCAGGCCGGAGTCCTGTTCCCGGGCGAACCGGTCATCATCGCGCATCAGAGCGCGGACCAGCAGTGGCTGTTCGTCCTGACGACCCAGGGTCCCGCGTGGGTCCAGCGCGGCGACATCGCGGAGGGCACGGCCGACGCGGTGTTCTCCTACGTGGCGACGGTCCCCGGGCGCGTCGTCACCGGCGATCAGGTGCGCACGGTCTTCACGCCGGAAGCGCCAGCGGTCTCCGAGCTCGAACTCGACATGGGGACCGCGCTGCCCCGGGCCGACGTGGCACCCGGTGAGCCCGTCAACGGCGCGAGCAGCTACGCCTCGTGGCCGGTGCTGCTGCCAGTCCGAAAGCCGGACGGCACGCTGGCCTTCCAGAGCGCGCTGGTGCGCCGCACCGCGGACACCGCGCCGGGCTACCTGCCGCTGACGCGCGCCAACATCCTCCGGCAGGCGTTCAAGTTCCTGGGCGAGCGCTACGGCTGGGGGCACCAGTTCAATGCGCGCGATTGCAGCGGCCTGACCAGCGAGGTGTACCGTGGCATGGGGCTGTTCCTGCCGCCCGACTCCGGGAAGCAAGGCAGGAGCGCCGCGCTGAACCACCGCCTCTTCACGGCGCAGGACTCGCACGACGAACGGGTGCGGGCCCTGGCGCAGGCGCAGGTGGGTGACCTCGTCGTCGTCCCCGGCCATGTGCTGATGATCATCGGCCACGTGAATGGCGAGCCCTACGTCATCCAGGATGTCCCCTACGCCGTGTTCAAGGACCCGGCCACGCAGCAGCTCCGCAAGACGAAGCTGAACCAGGTCTCGGTCACGCCCCTGCTGCCGCTCCACGCCGACGACACGACCCTGTACGTGGACGCGATGACCAGCCTCGTGCACGTCACGCAGCCATAG